The Williamsoniiplasma somnilux genome includes a window with the following:
- a CDS encoding 5-formyltetrahydrofolate cyclo-ligase, which yields MENKKLIRERFLKIRKLLKKNYIIESSEIISEKIIFFIQKNNLKNIGIYISNEYEIDTKKILFFCLTNKINIYIPRCEINENKMIFKKIKNLTYDLEKNQKLNIIQPIEKCESLRNAKELDAVFLPVVAFDNTLMRIGSGKGYYDRWFNENEYKGYKIGLAQYTQFSNKKIDANNFDVKLDEIVSENNLPNSFLENNQSFI from the coding sequence ATGGAAAATAAAAAATTAATAAGAGAAAGATTTCTAAAAATTAGAAAACTTTTGAAGAAAAATTACATTATCGAAAGTTCCGAAATTATTTCTGAAAAAATAATATTTTTTATTCAAAAAAACAATTTAAAAAATATTGGTATATACATTTCTAATGAATACGAAATTGATACTAAAAAAATATTATTTTTTTGCCTAACTAATAAGATCAATATTTATATACCAAGATGTGAAATAAACGAAAATAAAATGATTTTCAAAAAAATCAAAAATTTAACTTATGACCTAGAAAAAAATCAAAAATTAAATATTATTCAACCTATAGAAAAATGCGAATCTTTAAGAAATGCTAAAGAATTAGATGCTGTTTTTTTACCTGTAGTTGCGTTTGACAATACCTTGATGCGAATTGGTTCAGGCAAAGGTTATTATGATCGTTGATTTAACGAAAATGAATATAAAGGTTACAAAATCGGCTTAGCACAATACACACAATTTTCCAACAAAAAAATTGATGCAAATAATTTTGATGTTAAGTTAGATGAAATTGTTTCTGAAAACAACTTGCCAAACTCATTTCTTGAAAACAATCAAAGTTTTATTTAA
- a CDS encoding Vmc-like lipoprotein signal peptide domain-containing protein yields MKKLLTFLGSFALISATAGVVVACGNNQSIKRFDTLTLEKELRDKILNQIKGDKDFSTTNFDIFNQIDIKTAMMNLVNDKISKLYYEQQQKKQSTNLKLKGFDQKIYDQKINEISANIAGDKLFYEYTSAIIDGKAAKKESELFEKKLGINPSNLQKNDTENEDKYTVWFSKGGENDSYSLWRMANEYISKDASTEIKKPKLPSIEELEAGKFVVLFKAEKNKVELNNAELASLGKFTLGQEKATGTDTKVLGIDENNINYLNGVEALQYRFQEYFNSEIKAKIYDSVLAISYLDAQMWRTSSDANKPGLFFDKNSPVAKKVQTWSQEDGYKSNIKMVWSFTMKDQATAASVWSSIKNNLDNNGNIKDTNVTSLKSLFDTMLDIGDKNNTAAGTDPYLGISGFNGFVANDGETIKSVDGNLIIAQDAYAAVNKANGPAILSKGNYGEGYNSNIKNSKDFYLVLPLYMIDLLHDKNNSYTNGQKTEIEVDATGVKNLDASKINDIKALLPNLEDLKIKVDGVVYTQQKALDVFKDWTQINKPNTAGFIDGNGKSTIGMPQGATSVSLIGSVDNTHDNTYGNIAFNAKVNLGVLANTPTSTDTIKFTKEDDNTIVEVTPSDANKVGKVVTIGNIKLSFDSGNSANLITVDGLDTNNKTAGYKINLGNNESFPDSLVQSGNFDFYKSNSSSLDIQSLTSDKKWNILRELQYIAAKDENNIEQAKVTIYPQFITNNDILYNELYNTISKYLRDDIFSNGSSD; encoded by the coding sequence ATGAAAAAGCTATTAACTTTTTTAGGGTCTTTTGCCTTGATTTCAGCAACTGCAGGAGTTGTTGTAGCTTGTGGTAACAATCAAAGCATTAAAAGATTTGACACTTTAACTTTAGAAAAAGAATTACGAGACAAAATATTAAATCAAATTAAAGGGGATAAAGATTTCAGTACGACTAACTTTGATATATTTAATCAAATTGACATCAAGACTGCGATGATGAATTTAGTTAACGATAAAATTAGTAAATTGTATTATGAGCAACAACAAAAAAAACAAAGCACAAACTTAAAATTAAAAGGTTTTGATCAAAAAATATATGATCAAAAAATTAATGAAATTTCTGCTAATATTGCTGGAGATAAACTCTTTTACGAATATACATCAGCAATCATTGATGGAAAAGCTGCTAAAAAAGAAAGTGAATTATTTGAGAAAAAATTAGGAATTAATCCTTCTAATTTACAAAAAAATGATACCGAAAACGAAGACAAATATACAGTTTGATTTAGTAAAGGTGGAGAAAATGATTCATACAGTTTATGACGTATGGCAAATGAATATATTTCAAAAGATGCATCAACTGAAATCAAAAAACCTAAACTACCATCAATTGAAGAATTAGAAGCAGGTAAATTTGTTGTTCTTTTTAAAGCAGAAAAAAATAAAGTTGAATTAAATAATGCAGAACTTGCAAGTTTGGGTAAATTCACTTTAGGTCAAGAAAAAGCCACAGGAACAGATACTAAAGTTTTAGGAATCGATGAAAATAATATTAATTACCTAAATGGGGTTGAAGCGTTACAATATCGTTTTCAAGAATACTTTAATTCAGAAATTAAAGCAAAAATTTACGATAGTGTATTAGCAATATCATATTTAGATGCTCAAATGTGAAGAACTAGTTCAGATGCTAATAAACCAGGATTGTTTTTCGACAAAAATTCACCAGTAGCTAAAAAGGTGCAAACTTGAAGTCAAGAAGATGGTTACAAATCAAATATTAAAATGGTTTGATCATTTACAATGAAAGATCAAGCAACAGCAGCATCAGTTTGGTCTTCAATTAAAAACAACCTTGATAATAACGGAAATATTAAAGATACTAATGTAACTTCACTCAAATCACTTTTTGACACTATGCTAGACATTGGAGACAAAAACAATACAGCAGCTGGAACAGATCCGTATTTAGGAATCTCTGGATTTAATGGTTTTGTCGCTAATGATGGAGAAACCATTAAATCAGTTGATGGTAACTTAATTATTGCTCAAGATGCGTATGCGGCTGTTAATAAAGCAAATGGACCCGCTATTCTTTCAAAAGGAAATTACGGTGAAGGTTATAATTCAAACATTAAAAACTCTAAAGATTTTTATTTAGTTTTACCACTATATATGATTGATTTACTACACGATAAAAACAATAGTTATACTAATGGACAAAAAACAGAAATTGAGGTTGATGCAACTGGTGTAAAAAATTTAGATGCTTCAAAAATAAATGACATTAAAGCTTTATTACCAAATTTAGAGGATTTAAAAATTAAAGTTGATGGTGTTGTTTATACTCAACAAAAGGCTTTAGATGTTTTCAAAGACTGAACACAGATAAACAAACCCAATACTGCTGGTTTCATAGATGGAAATGGCAAATCAACTATCGGAATGCCACAAGGTGCAACAAGTGTTTCCTTAATTGGTTCAGTTGATAATACTCATGATAATACTTATGGAAATATAGCATTTAATGCAAAAGTTAATTTGGGTGTGCTTGCTAATACACCAACAAGCACTGATACAATTAAATTTACTAAAGAAGATGACAACACTATTGTTGAAGTAACTCCAAGCGATGCTAATAAAGTTGGCAAAGTAGTTACAATTGGAAATATTAAATTATCATTTGATTCAGGAAATTCAGCTAATTTAATTACTGTTGATGGTTTGGACACAAATAACAAAACCGCTGGTTATAAAATTAATTTAGGAAACAACGAATCATTTCCAGATAGTTTAGTTCAAAGTGGAAATTTCGATTTTTATAAATCTAATAGTTCTAGTTTAGATATTCAAAGTTTAACTAGTGATAAAAA
- a CDS encoding S1 RNA-binding domain-containing protein, whose amino-acid sequence MINQIVKAKITDIAPFGAFCAVELDGKTYKGLIHISEIANEFIRDINEFIEPGQEVEVKILSIDEAKNQLKLSIKQVNND is encoded by the coding sequence ATGATAAATCAAATCGTAAAAGCAAAAATTACAGATATAGCACCATTTGGAGCATTCTGTGCAGTTGAACTTGATGGAAAAACTTACAAAGGGTTAATCCACATTAGTGAAATCGCAAATGAATTTATTCGTGATATTAACGAATTTATTGAACCAGGACAAGAAGTTGAAGTTAAAATCTTGTCAATTGATGAAGCTAAAAACCAATTAAAATTATCTATTAAACAAGTTAACAACGATTAA
- a CDS encoding aldo/keto reductase yields MKTRNLGNNLIVSEIGLGCMGLSYSQPPFPSKDESIKFLKEAYKMGVNFFDTAEVYGPDTNEEIVGEALKEFRKDVIIATKFGFKFDENRKNIGLDSSRKAILKALEGSLKRLQTNYIDLYYQHRVDPNVPIEEVAQVMKELITQGKIKHWGLSEASASTIRRAHAICPVTVLQSEYSMFWREAESKVIPTLEELGIGLVPFSPLGRGFLTGAIKPGAVFPEGDFRNSIPRFNTPEYVEQNYKLVKYLEELSIKKQTTPAAIALGWLLAQKPWIVPIPGTKKIERLKQNLSGAEVKFTEKELKEIKQKLDNIEILGHRYSEETEKSIDK; encoded by the coding sequence ATGAAAACAAGAAACTTAGGAAATAATTTAATTGTTTCAGAAATTGGTTTAGGATGCATGGGTTTAAGTTATAGTCAACCTCCATTTCCTTCAAAAGATGAGTCTATTAAATTTTTGAAAGAAGCATATAAAATGGGTGTCAATTTTTTTGATACAGCAGAAGTTTACGGACCAGACACAAATGAAGAAATTGTGGGTGAAGCTTTAAAGGAATTTAGAAAAGATGTTATTATTGCAACTAAATTTGGTTTTAAGTTTGATGAAAATCGAAAAAATATTGGTTTAGACAGTAGTAGAAAAGCTATTTTAAAAGCATTAGAAGGATCTTTAAAGAGACTACAAACCAATTACATTGATTTATACTATCAGCATAGAGTTGATCCAAATGTTCCAATTGAAGAAGTTGCTCAAGTTATGAAAGAATTAATTACACAAGGAAAAATTAAACATTGAGGTTTAAGCGAGGCTTCTGCTTCAACAATAAGAAGGGCTCATGCAATTTGCCCAGTTACAGTTTTACAAAGCGAATATTCAATGTTTTGAAGAGAAGCGGAATCAAAAGTAATTCCGACATTAGAGGAATTAGGAATCGGACTTGTGCCTTTTTCGCCATTAGGTAGAGGATTTTTAACAGGAGCAATTAAGCCAGGTGCTGTTTTTCCAGAAGGTGATTTTCGAAATTCAATCCCTCGTTTTAACACACCGGAGTACGTTGAACAAAATTATAAATTAGTAAAATACTTAGAAGAATTATCAATTAAAAAACAAACAACTCCAGCAGCTATTGCTCTTGGCTGGTTATTAGCTCAAAAACCATGGATAGTTCCTATTCCTGGGACAAAAAAAATTGAAAGATTAAAACAAAATTTATCTGGTGCTGAAGTTAAATTTACCGAAAAAGAATTAAAGGAAATTAAACAAAAACTAGATAATATTGAAATTTTAGGACACAGATACAGCGAAGAAACTGAAAAATCAATTGATAAATAA
- a CDS encoding dUTP diphosphatase, producing MITKNNIIWLSEQQKKLDAYIVENHQLKVNKEMLRKKIIAFLVELGEYANEERSFKYWSKKPSSDLAMQLDEYIDGLHFILSIGNQINVDFNNFAMINFKTTTNLDCYFEIISLLAKFSKEFDLVIYQELLSCYLNIAKIKNYSEEELLNAYKIKNKINFERQNNNY from the coding sequence ATGATTACTAAAAATAATATTATTTGATTAAGTGAACAACAAAAGAAATTAGATGCCTACATTGTTGAAAATCATCAATTAAAAGTTAATAAAGAAATGTTACGTAAAAAAATTATTGCTTTTTTAGTAGAACTTGGAGAATACGCTAATGAAGAACGTTCATTTAAATATTGATCAAAAAAACCAAGCAGTGATTTGGCTATGCAACTTGATGAATATATCGATGGTTTGCACTTTATTTTAAGTATTGGCAATCAAATTAATGTTGATTTTAATAATTTTGCAATGATAAACTTTAAAACAACTACAAATCTTGACTGTTACTTTGAAATAATTAGTTTATTAGCTAAATTTAGTAAGGAATTTGATTTAGTAATTTATCAAGAATTATTATCTTGTTATTTAAATATAGCTAAAATCAAAAATTATAGTGAAGAAGAATTATTGAATGCTTACAAAATTAAAAACAAAATAAACTTTGAAAGACAAAATAATAATTACTAG
- a CDS encoding aminotransferase class V-fold PLP-dependent enzyme: protein MKIREKFPILRNNPGLIYLDNGATTLKPISVIQAETSYLENISANPHAIDYKTGFAATEIITETRVKTAKLINAKNTNEVIFTSGTTHSINQIAFGLKNFIHEKDEILVTTMEHSANLLPWIIVANEKKAQIVKIPLNKDTGININKLVEVITPQTKIFSFVHASNTIGFENDVKKIVQKVRTINPNIIIVVDCAQTIAHTNVDVESWDVDFIAFSAHKMYGPFGLGVLWGKIALLNELLPIFYGGGMSKEISEDLINYKLASIPAKFEAGTPNISAIAAFLAALNFLEEIKIEKIRKHEHELKDYLRNKIKANKLDLKIDFYNLENHAPILNFNAKNVNPQDITHFLDFKYKIASRSGAHCARRTEEVYGEKTSVRISFGVYNTKEEIDVLIEALNNIDKFLDVIF from the coding sequence ATGAAAATAAGAGAAAAATTTCCAATTTTAAGAAACAATCCGGGACTAATTTATCTTGATAATGGAGCGACAACCTTGAAACCTATAAGTGTTATTCAAGCAGAAACTAGTTATCTAGAAAATATTAGTGCCAATCCACATGCAATAGATTACAAAACTGGGTTTGCAGCAACTGAAATTATTACCGAAACTAGAGTCAAAACAGCTAAACTAATTAATGCAAAAAACACCAATGAGGTTATTTTTACTAGCGGGACTACTCATTCTATTAATCAAATTGCTTTTGGTTTGAAGAATTTTATTCATGAAAAAGACGAAATTTTAGTCACTACAATGGAACATTCAGCTAATTTATTGCCATGAATTATTGTTGCTAACGAAAAAAAAGCCCAAATAGTGAAAATTCCGCTTAATAAAGACACGGGTATAAATATTAATAAATTGGTTGAAGTAATCACGCCTCAAACCAAAATTTTTTCTTTTGTTCACGCCTCAAACACCATAGGTTTTGAAAATGATGTTAAAAAAATTGTTCAAAAAGTGCGAACGATTAATCCAAATATAATAATTGTTGTTGATTGTGCCCAAACAATTGCTCATACTAATGTTGATGTAGAATCTTGAGATGTTGATTTTATTGCATTTTCAGCACATAAAATGTATGGGCCTTTTGGTTTAGGGGTTTTGTGAGGTAAAATAGCGCTTTTAAATGAATTGTTGCCAATTTTTTATGGCGGAGGAATGAGCAAAGAAATTAGCGAAGATCTAATAAATTATAAATTGGCTTCAATTCCTGCTAAATTCGAAGCAGGAACACCAAATATTTCAGCTATTGCTGCTTTTTTGGCCGCTTTAAATTTTTTAGAAGAAATAAAAATTGAAAAAATTAGAAAACACGAACACGAATTAAAAGATTATTTAAGAAATAAAATTAAAGCTAATAAATTAGATTTAAAAATAGATTTTTATAACTTAGAAAATCATGCTCCAATTCTTAATTTCAATGCTAAAAACGTTAATCCTCAAGATATTACTCACTTTTTAGACTTTAAATACAAAATTGCTTCAAGAAGTGGCGCTCATTGTGCTCGAAGAACTGAAGAAGTGTATGGAGAAAAAACATCAGTAAGAATTAGTTTTGGGGTTTATAATACAAAAGAAGAAATTGATGTTCTTATTGAAGCTTTAAATAACATTGATAAGTTTTTAGATGTCATTTTTTAG
- a CDS encoding MerR family transcriptional regulator, translating to MEKLYMKNISTKLNIPEYVLRFYDKKGLFPFFQRDEKNYRFINEDKLEWVNIVICLKKSGMSLAKIKEYINLAMEGNNTYSKRLEMMLEQEKVVLKKMQELQEQLEYIKYKQNLYKQNL from the coding sequence ATGGAAAAACTTTATATGAAAAATATTTCAACTAAACTAAATATTCCTGAATATGTATTAAGGTTTTATGATAAAAAAGGATTATTTCCTTTTTTTCAAAGAGATGAAAAAAACTACAGATTTATCAACGAGGATAAATTAGAATGAGTAAATATTGTTATTTGTTTAAAAAAATCAGGAATGTCTTTAGCGAAAATCAAAGAATATATTAACTTAGCAATGGAAGGCAACAATACTTATTCCAAAAGATTGGAAATGATGTTAGAACAAGAAAAAGTTGTTCTAAAAAAAATGCAAGAATTACAAGAACAATTAGAATACATAAAATATAAACAAAATTTATATAAACAAAATTTATAA
- a CDS encoding iron-sulfur cluster assembly scaffold protein, which translates to MEQYTDQELRKIIINHYTESKNRGFTNSSNSLKIDLNSPTCSDELTLEIEIENTILRSLKFEGSACVIATAAADMIINKLLNKNKSQALAIITNFEDLIKLGKQDAFENDSLLAFKNVHKQRNRIMCATLLSDGIKKFLQEN; encoded by the coding sequence ATGGAACAATATACAGATCAAGAATTAAGAAAAATCATTATAAATCATTATACAGAATCAAAAAATAGAGGTTTTACAAATTCTTCTAATAGTTTAAAAATTGATTTAAATTCTCCTACTTGTAGTGATGAATTGACACTTGAAATCGAAATTGAAAATACAATATTGAGAAGTTTAAAATTCGAAGGTTCAGCTTGTGTAATTGCAACCGCTGCAGCCGATATGATTATTAACAAGCTTTTGAACAAAAATAAATCTCAAGCATTAGCGATTATTACTAATTTTGAAGATTTAATTAAATTAGGTAAACAAGACGCTTTTGAAAATGATTCTTTGCTTGCTTTTAAAAATGTTCACAAACAAAGAAATAGAATAATGTGTGCAACACTTCTTTCAGATGGAATCAAAAAATTTTTACAAGAAAATTAA
- a CDS encoding lipoprotein, with product MKKLLTLLGAISITASSAALVVSCGSKEEDKSEGSTFIDNKGNIKFNSEDLLNWYISLNGFGDHIKIVKSFYQIFAVAVMQESKKDDSKLFNAIFNKENNYYALNSNKDSKNNMKKIISDLLGDMDSTETYTVYGAAINSFKKKEKEVDNREKLVDELAKQFPNVDKNYDALRKAYINNLVLTDPKTGAYAQLSNLLIKKSQTNIADMTSNTELNRNTLLEQLMEKWQNVKTSELANKIVEEKDNNKELLINLFNATGGFNNITENTQSQTRFDSQNKKIWNIYDIKWADESSISTLTVNNAKELLKRIVPAFGTANVDEKTLKEAIYINNVYNLASPSQWNTVLFDGKELNSQNSYFDLVASYPTKADDLNLNTNTDSELYGFLSNSQRFVVDSFFQNQKPLAITEVVFNKGTGDLAKEINGEAFFDKTTTTDAKQFTGLMDFLNNYVTGAKTIEGTSQSPFDTIFANQNKANNGKIFVKNNEAWNTDSSNYYTTKNDSELLTLSDSSHSKITKYSVYDFLQTQGNIEEFDIADNAIEVESRDDLEDPEKGAFLPDNATAIANVIKSLPDENQQSEAWAKLGQALGLIKSLNRKVNQDGTGEFSTSDKQSDNKVYKVLNKELGIIAFMDTDGLHITKISGFDILKGSELLSAQKTVDFENDKVGYLKDAQTLQKINNYAKGQTNGDYRYIFGDYKGAFKPNSVSSSQLNKTKNKAANDTTKEESMEFISADRIEDIKKLGLDYSRINSSISNKYEQYLVNNSIGTNIKDSNSTIDTIAKYNIIDAAFNYATAKDSSTTELSLGASWMFDYFVSITGQQQIDQVIEWLIEFDETNSLSKKFKQDLTNKINYLTSLTIMKGQNDFKDGWDEWNKSIDDSKLESGFGGKNKDLPLSKLDYNTKSEQENSVDEAKLSITKEELTSHIDKLIQLQWFDPFKTSSVSRNKYATQANDLIEWKFTKSLINDFVKTQTTYDLNNRKIGGKK from the coding sequence ATGAAAAAATTATTAACATTGTTAGGAGCAATTTCAATTACAGCTTCTTCGGCTGCTTTGGTTGTTTCTTGTGGTTCAAAGGAAGAAGATAAAAGTGAAGGTTCAACCTTTATTGATAACAAAGGGAATATTAAATTTAATAGTGAAGACTTATTGAATTGATATATCTCGCTAAATGGTTTTGGAGATCATATTAAAATTGTTAAAAGTTTTTATCAAATTTTTGCAGTTGCAGTGATGCAAGAATCTAAAAAAGATGATTCGAAATTATTTAATGCTATATTCAACAAAGAAAATAACTATTATGCGCTTAATTCAAATAAAGATTCGAAAAATAACATGAAAAAAATTATCTCTGATTTATTAGGAGATATGGATTCAACTGAAACTTACACAGTTTATGGAGCAGCCATAAATAGTTTTAAGAAAAAAGAAAAAGAAGTTGATAATCGTGAGAAATTAGTTGACGAACTTGCGAAACAATTTCCAAACGTTGATAAAAACTATGATGCACTAAGAAAAGCTTATATTAATAACCTAGTATTAACTGATCCTAAAACTGGTGCTTATGCACAATTAAGTAACTTGTTGATTAAAAAAAGTCAAACAAACATTGCAGATATGACTTCTAATACAGAACTTAATAGAAATACATTGTTAGAACAACTAATGGAGAAATGACAAAATGTCAAAACTTCTGAGTTAGCAAATAAAATTGTTGAAGAAAAAGATAATAATAAAGAATTGTTAATTAATCTTTTTAATGCAACTGGTGGTTTTAATAATATTACTGAAAATACTCAATCTCAAACTAGATTTGATAGTCAAAACAAAAAAATTTGAAACATTTACGATATTAAATGAGCAGATGAATCTTCGATAAGTACATTAACTGTTAACAATGCAAAAGAATTATTAAAAAGAATTGTACCTGCTTTTGGTACAGCGAACGTTGATGAGAAAACACTTAAAGAAGCAATTTATATTAATAATGTTTATAATTTAGCATCTCCTTCTCAATGAAATACAGTTTTATTTGATGGAAAAGAATTAAATTCACAAAATAGTTATTTTGATCTTGTTGCAAGTTATCCAACAAAAGCTGATGATTTAAATTTGAATACAAATACAGATAGTGAATTATATGGATTTTTATCAAATTCGCAAAGATTTGTTGTTGACAGTTTCTTTCAAAACCAAAAACCACTTGCAATAACTGAAGTTGTTTTCAATAAGGGGACAGGAGATTTAGCAAAAGAAATCAATGGTGAAGCTTTTTTTGATAAAACTACAACTACTGACGCTAAACAATTTACTGGTTTAATGGACTTTTTAAATAACTATGTAACTGGAGCAAAAACGATTGAAGGAACATCACAATCACCTTTTGATACAATATTTGCAAATCAAAATAAAGCAAATAATGGGAAAATTTTTGTTAAGAATAATGAAGCTTGAAATACAGACAGTTCAAATTACTATACAACTAAAAACGATAGTGAGTTATTAACACTAAGTGATTCAAGTCATTCTAAAATTACTAAATATTCTGTTTATGATTTCTTGCAAACTCAGGGTAATATAGAAGAATTTGATATTGCAGATAATGCAATTGAAGTTGAAAGTAGGGATGATTTAGAAGACCCAGAAAAAGGTGCTTTTTTACCTGACAATGCAACAGCTATTGCGAATGTGATCAAAAGCTTACCTGATGAAAACCAACAATCTGAGGCTTGAGCAAAATTAGGGCAAGCATTGGGATTGATTAAGTCTTTAAACAGAAAAGTAAATCAAGATGGAACCGGGGAATTTTCTACTTCTGATAAGCAATCTGATAACAAAGTTTATAAAGTTCTAAACAAAGAATTAGGGATAATTGCTTTCATGGATACCGATGGTTTACATATTACCAAAATTTCGGGATTTGATATTCTTAAAGGTTCAGAATTATTATCGGCTCAAAAAACTGTGGATTTCGAAAATGATAAAGTAGGTTATCTAAAAGATGCTCAAACTTTACAAAAAATAAATAATTATGCCAAAGGCCAAACTAATGGAGACTATCGTTATATTTTTGGGGATTATAAAGGAGCATTTAAACCAAATTCAGTTTCATCTTCTCAACTAAACAAAACAAAAAATAAAGCTGCTAATGATACAACAAAAGAAGAAAGCATGGAATTCATTTCCGCTGATAGAATTGAAGATATTAAGAAACTTGGATTGGATTATTCTCGTATCAATAGTTCTATTTCGAATAAGTACGAACAATACTTAGTAAACAATTCAATTGGAACTAATATTAAAGATTCAAACTCAACAATTGACACAATTGCTAAATACAACATTATTGATGCTGCATTCAATTATGCAACTGCCAAAGATTCATCAACAACCGAATTATCATTAGGTGCTTCATGAATGTTTGATTATTTCGTCAGCATTACAGGACAACAGCAAATTGATCAAGTTATTGAATGGTTAATTGAATTTGATGAAACTAATTCATTATCAAAAAAATTCAAACAAGATTTAACGAACAAAATCAATTATTTAACTAGTTTGACTATAATGAAAGGCCAAAACGATTTTAAAGATGGTTGAGATGAATGAAATAAATCAATTGATGATTCTAAACTTGAAAGTGGTTTTGGTGGTAAAAATAAAGACTTACCTTTAAGCAAATTAGATTACAATACAAAAAGCGAACAAGAAAATTCAGTTGATGAAGCTAAACTTTCTATAACTAAAGAGGAATTGACTTCACATATTGATAAATTAATACAGTTACAATGATTTGATCCATTTAAAACATCGTCAGTTTCTAGAAATAAATATGCAACACAAGCAAATGATTTGATTGAATGAAAATTTACAAAATCATTAATTAATGATTTTGTAAAAACTCAAACTACATATGATTTAAATAATAGAAAAATAGGAGGTAAAAAATAA
- a CDS encoding glucose-6-phosphate isomerase yields the protein MIKVDLQYSGLEKNDLNETKVKDIHKMIINKTGKGNDFLGWLEWPKTFDKNEYEKMKKAASSLRDKIDVLVVVGIGGSYLGIRAADEMIRGINNFDKIKIVYAGHTMSSTYVAQLSKYLKNKKFGICVISKSGTTTEPGLAFRTLEQQLNEQVGIEKSKDLIVAITDKSKGALKTLADNKGYLTFVIPDNIGGRFSVLTPVGIFPLLVAGVNTDKIFTGAIKAMNNLVQDNLTNEAYKYAAARNALYNKGYKAEALVSYELQMQYINEWWKQLFGESEGKDGKGLYPTSMIFSTDLHSLGQWVQQGTRGVLFESVIKIVEPVNDMKITKDKDDLDGLNYLVGKTFHEINSTAIEGVIDAHVNSGKMPNIILEFEKMDEEMLGYLVYFFELAVAMSGYLLEVNPFDQPGVEIYKYNMFKLLGKPGVK from the coding sequence ATGATTAAAGTTGATTTGCAATATTCAGGATTAGAGAAAAATGATTTAAACGAGACAAAAGTTAAAGACATTCATAAAATGATAATCAACAAAACAGGAAAAGGTAACGATTTTTTAGGTTGACTTGAATGACCAAAAACATTTGATAAAAACGAATACGAAAAAATGAAAAAAGCGGCTTCTTCATTAAGGGATAAAATAGATGTTTTAGTGGTTGTTGGAATTGGCGGTTCTTATTTAGGTATTAGAGCAGCAGACGAAATGATTAGAGGAATTAATAATTTTGACAAAATTAAAATTGTTTATGCTGGACATACAATGAGTTCAACTTATGTTGCACAATTATCAAAATATTTAAAAAATAAAAAATTTGGAATTTGTGTTATTTCTAAATCAGGAACCACAACTGAGCCGGGACTTGCCTTTAGAACCTTAGAACAACAATTGAATGAGCAAGTTGGAATTGAAAAATCAAAAGATTTAATAGTGGCTATTACAGATAAATCAAAAGGAGCTTTAAAAACTCTTGCTGATAATAAAGGCTATCTTACTTTTGTTATTCCAGATAATATCGGAGGACGTTTTTCTGTTTTAACACCTGTTGGAATTTTTCCTTTATTGGTGGCGGGAGTCAATACAGACAAAATTTTTACTGGAGCTATTAAAGCTATGAACAATTTAGTCCAAGACAACCTAACTAATGAAGCTTACAAATATGCTGCAGCACGTAACGCTTTATATAATAAAGGATATAAAGCAGAAGCTTTAGTTTCTTATGAATTGCAAATGCAATACATAAACGAATGATGAAAACAATTGTTTGGTGAATCAGAAGGAAAAGATGGTAAAGGTTTATATCCAACATCAATGATTTTTTCAACAGATTTACATTCTCTAGGTCAATGAGTTCAACAAGGAACAAGAGGTGTTTTATTCGAATCTGTTATTAAAATAGTTGAACCTGTTAATGATATGAAAATTACAAAAGACAAAGATGACTTAGATGGATTAAATTACTTGGTTGGAAAAACATTCCATGAAATTAACTCTACAGCAATTGAAGGAGTTATTGATGCTCATGTTAATTCAGGAAAAATGCCAAATATTATTTTGGAATTTGAAAAAATGGATGAGGAAATGCTTGGTTATCTAGTTTACTTCTTTGAATTAGCAGTGGCAATGTCAGGATATCTGTTGGAAGTTAACCCATTTGATCAACCTGGAGTTGAGATTTACAAATACAACATGTTTAAATTATTGGGTAAACCAGGGGTTAAATAA